The following are encoded together in the Cervus elaphus chromosome 23, mCerEla1.1, whole genome shotgun sequence genome:
- the STX16 gene encoding syntaxin-16 isoform X7: MALVSGISLDPEAAIGVTKRSPPKWVDGVDEIQYDVGRIKQKMKELASLHDQHLNRPTLDDSSEQEHAIEITTQEITQLFHRCQRAVQALPSRARRACSEQEERLLRNVVASLAQALQELSTSFRHAQSGYLRRMKNREERSQHFFATSVPLMDDGEDNTLYDRGFTDEQLVLVEQNTLLVEEREREIRQIVQSISDLNEIFRDLGAMIVEQGTVLDRIDYNVEQSCIKTEDGLKQLHKAEQYQKKNRKMLVILILLVVIIVLIVVLVGVKSH, from the exons ATGGCTCTGGTGTCAGGCATTAGCTTGGACCCAGAAGCCGCAATTGGTGTGACAAAGCGGTCCCCTCCTAAATGGGTGGATGGAGTGGATGAA ATACAGTATGATGTTGGGCGGATTAAACAGAAGATGAAGGAGTTAGCCAGCCTTCATGACCAGCACTTAAATCGACCTACTCTGGATGACAGCAGTGAGCAGGAGCATGCCATCGAGATAACCACACAGGAGATCACGCAG CTCTTCCATAGGTGTCAGCGTGCGGTGCAGGCGCTGCCCAGCCGGGCCCGCCGGGCCTGCTCGGAGCAGGAGGAGCGGCTCCTCCGAAACGTGGTGGCCTCGCTGGCCCAGGCCCTGCAGGAGCTGTCCACCAGCTTCCGGCACGCACAGTCCGGCTACCTCCGAC GCATGAAGAATCGAGAGGAAAGATCCCAGCATTTTTTTGCTACATCAGTACCGCTGATGGACGATGGAGAGGATAATACTCTGTATGACCGG GGTTTCACAGACGAGCAGCTAGTGCTGGTGGAGCAGAACACGCTGCTGGTGGAGGAGCGGGAGCGGGAGATCCGCCAGATCGTGCAGTCCATCTCCGACCTGAACGAGATATTCAGGGACCTGGGAGCCATGATCGTAGAACAG GGTACCGTCCTTGATAGAATCGACTATAATGTTGAACAGTCCTGTATCAAAACTGAAGACGGCTTGAAACAGCTCCACAAG GCAGAGCAGTATCAAAAGAAGAATCGGAAGATGCTTGTGATTTTAATATTACTTGTCGTCATCATTGTCCTCATTGTTGTCCTCGTCGGCGTGAAGTCTCACTGA
- the STX16 gene encoding syntaxin-16 isoform X6, which yields MATRRLTDAFLLLRNNSIQNRQLLAEQLADDRMALVSGISLDPEAAIGVTKRSPPKWVDGVDEIQYDVGRIKQKMKELASLHDQHLNRPTLDDSSEQEHAIEITTQEITQLFHRCQRAVQALPSRARRACSEQEERLLRNVVASLAQALQELSTSFRHAQSGYLRRMKNREERSQHFFATSVPLMDDGEDNTLYDRGFTDEQLVLVEQNTLLVEEREREIRQIVQSISDLNEIFRDLGAMIVEQGTVLDRIDYNVEQSCIKTEDGLKQLHKAEQYQKKNRKMLVILILLVVIIVLIVVLVGVKSH from the exons CTCGCTGATGATCGCATGGCTCTGGTGTCAGGCATTAGCTTGGACCCAGAAGCCGCAATTGGTGTGACAAAGCGGTCCCCTCCTAAATGGGTGGATGGAGTGGATGAA ATACAGTATGATGTTGGGCGGATTAAACAGAAGATGAAGGAGTTAGCCAGCCTTCATGACCAGCACTTAAATCGACCTACTCTGGATGACAGCAGTGAGCAGGAGCATGCCATCGAGATAACCACACAGGAGATCACGCAG CTCTTCCATAGGTGTCAGCGTGCGGTGCAGGCGCTGCCCAGCCGGGCCCGCCGGGCCTGCTCGGAGCAGGAGGAGCGGCTCCTCCGAAACGTGGTGGCCTCGCTGGCCCAGGCCCTGCAGGAGCTGTCCACCAGCTTCCGGCACGCACAGTCCGGCTACCTCCGAC GCATGAAGAATCGAGAGGAAAGATCCCAGCATTTTTTTGCTACATCAGTACCGCTGATGGACGATGGAGAGGATAATACTCTGTATGACCGG GGTTTCACAGACGAGCAGCTAGTGCTGGTGGAGCAGAACACGCTGCTGGTGGAGGAGCGGGAGCGGGAGATCCGCCAGATCGTGCAGTCCATCTCCGACCTGAACGAGATATTCAGGGACCTGGGAGCCATGATCGTAGAACAG GGTACCGTCCTTGATAGAATCGACTATAATGTTGAACAGTCCTGTATCAAAACTGAAGACGGCTTGAAACAGCTCCACAAG GCAGAGCAGTATCAAAAGAAGAATCGGAAGATGCTTGTGATTTTAATATTACTTGTCGTCATCATTGTCCTCATTGTTGTCCTCGTCGGCGTGAAGTCTCACTGA
- the STX16 gene encoding syntaxin-16 isoform X5, producing MATRRLTDAFLLLRNNSIQNRQLLAEQELDELADDRMALVSGISLDPEAAIGVTKRSPPKWVDGVDEIQYDVGRIKQKMKELASLHDQHLNRPTLDDSSEQEHAIEITTQEITQLFHRCQRAVQALPSRARRACSEQEERLLRNVVASLAQALQELSTSFRHAQSGYLRRMKNREERSQHFFATSVPLMDDGEDNTLYDRGFTDEQLVLVEQNTLLVEEREREIRQIVQSISDLNEIFRDLGAMIVEQGTVLDRIDYNVEQSCIKTEDGLKQLHKAEQYQKKNRKMLVILILLVVIIVLIVVLVGVKSH from the exons CTCGCTGATGATCGCATGGCTCTGGTGTCAGGCATTAGCTTGGACCCAGAAGCCGCAATTGGTGTGACAAAGCGGTCCCCTCCTAAATGGGTGGATGGAGTGGATGAA ATACAGTATGATGTTGGGCGGATTAAACAGAAGATGAAGGAGTTAGCCAGCCTTCATGACCAGCACTTAAATCGACCTACTCTGGATGACAGCAGTGAGCAGGAGCATGCCATCGAGATAACCACACAGGAGATCACGCAG CTCTTCCATAGGTGTCAGCGTGCGGTGCAGGCGCTGCCCAGCCGGGCCCGCCGGGCCTGCTCGGAGCAGGAGGAGCGGCTCCTCCGAAACGTGGTGGCCTCGCTGGCCCAGGCCCTGCAGGAGCTGTCCACCAGCTTCCGGCACGCACAGTCCGGCTACCTCCGAC GCATGAAGAATCGAGAGGAAAGATCCCAGCATTTTTTTGCTACATCAGTACCGCTGATGGACGATGGAGAGGATAATACTCTGTATGACCGG GGTTTCACAGACGAGCAGCTAGTGCTGGTGGAGCAGAACACGCTGCTGGTGGAGGAGCGGGAGCGGGAGATCCGCCAGATCGTGCAGTCCATCTCCGACCTGAACGAGATATTCAGGGACCTGGGAGCCATGATCGTAGAACAG GGTACCGTCCTTGATAGAATCGACTATAATGTTGAACAGTCCTGTATCAAAACTGAAGACGGCTTGAAACAGCTCCACAAG GCAGAGCAGTATCAAAAGAAGAATCGGAAGATGCTTGTGATTTTAATATTACTTGTCGTCATCATTGTCCTCATTGTTGTCCTCGTCGGCGTGAAGTCTCACTGA
- the STX16 gene encoding syntaxin-16 isoform X4: protein MSWMSQIKSNSYSQVCPRKLRRGTWRDRKTVPYPSSIKSKFVIQLADDRMALVSGISLDPEAAIGVTKRSPPKWVDGVDEIQYDVGRIKQKMKELASLHDQHLNRPTLDDSSEQEHAIEITTQEITQLFHRCQRAVQALPSRARRACSEQEERLLRNVVASLAQALQELSTSFRHAQSGYLRRMKNREERSQHFFATSVPLMDDGEDNTLYDRGFTDEQLVLVEQNTLLVEEREREIRQIVQSISDLNEIFRDLGAMIVEQGTVLDRIDYNVEQSCIKTEDGLKQLHKAEQYQKKNRKMLVILILLVVIIVLIVVLVGVKSH, encoded by the exons CCAGATCAAGTCAAATTCATATTCACAAGTATGTCCAAGGAAATTAAGACGTGGTACGTGGAGAGATAGGAAAACAGTTCCATATCCTAGCAGTATCAAAAGCAAGTTTGTAATCCAG CTCGCTGATGATCGCATGGCTCTGGTGTCAGGCATTAGCTTGGACCCAGAAGCCGCAATTGGTGTGACAAAGCGGTCCCCTCCTAAATGGGTGGATGGAGTGGATGAA ATACAGTATGATGTTGGGCGGATTAAACAGAAGATGAAGGAGTTAGCCAGCCTTCATGACCAGCACTTAAATCGACCTACTCTGGATGACAGCAGTGAGCAGGAGCATGCCATCGAGATAACCACACAGGAGATCACGCAG CTCTTCCATAGGTGTCAGCGTGCGGTGCAGGCGCTGCCCAGCCGGGCCCGCCGGGCCTGCTCGGAGCAGGAGGAGCGGCTCCTCCGAAACGTGGTGGCCTCGCTGGCCCAGGCCCTGCAGGAGCTGTCCACCAGCTTCCGGCACGCACAGTCCGGCTACCTCCGAC GCATGAAGAATCGAGAGGAAAGATCCCAGCATTTTTTTGCTACATCAGTACCGCTGATGGACGATGGAGAGGATAATACTCTGTATGACCGG GGTTTCACAGACGAGCAGCTAGTGCTGGTGGAGCAGAACACGCTGCTGGTGGAGGAGCGGGAGCGGGAGATCCGCCAGATCGTGCAGTCCATCTCCGACCTGAACGAGATATTCAGGGACCTGGGAGCCATGATCGTAGAACAG GGTACCGTCCTTGATAGAATCGACTATAATGTTGAACAGTCCTGTATCAAAACTGAAGACGGCTTGAAACAGCTCCACAAG GCAGAGCAGTATCAAAAGAAGAATCGGAAGATGCTTGTGATTTTAATATTACTTGTCGTCATCATTGTCCTCATTGTTGTCCTCGTCGGCGTGAAGTCTCACTGA